The stretch of DNA ATTATGATGGTCAAGGCAGCGATCGCAATTTATCGCAATCTTAGAAGGAGCCGCTTTGAGTCTACAGGCCATCTCGATTCCACCCACAACAGGTCAAGCTCCCGAAGGACTAGTTGTGGTGTTACACGGCTGGGGGGCAAATGCTCAAGATGTAGCATCTTTACTGCCTCTGCTGAACTTGCCCAATTATCAATTTCTCTGTCCGGATGGGCCGTTGCTTCATCCCTATAACCCATCTTCTGGGCGTATGTGGTATAGCTTTGGTCAAACGCCAACCTTTCCAGTTGGGGCAGGGACTGGTCTGGAAGAAAGCCGCAAACTGCTCACCGATTGGCTCCAGTCTCTAGAAGCGAAGACAGGAGTCCCCCTATCACGAACTGTTCTCGGTGGTTTCTCTCAAGGTGGGGCGATGACGTTGGATGTGGGGCTTAACTTGCCGCTGGCAGGTTTGGTTTCTCTGAGTGGTTATTGGCATCAATCGGCCCAACCCAAAAATGATCCCTTTCCACCTGTGTTTATGGCACATGGTTTAGAAGATACCGTAGTCCCTCTCAGTGCTGCACGAGATGCCAGAGATCGGCTATTGGCGCTGGGAGTCTCAGTGCAATACCAAGAATTCCAGATGGGGCATGATATTCGACCAGAAGTGTTGCAGCTCATGCGGACATTTGTGCTTCAAGTCCTGTCACAAAATCAGGCAAAAACTTCTTATAAAGTTTGACAGGGAAACTACTTGAACTCAGTAGTATAGAGGGGTAGTTGGATCAAGCCAATCGACTACATGTTGGTGCTGCTGATGGGAGGGGCGAGCTATGACCACATTGAGTATTTCGAGCCAACAAATTGAAGCGTTGACTGAGTCTGATGTTGCAGATTTGGCAACACGTCTAGAGCAGGACAACTACACTAACCCGTTCGATGGGTTGAATGATTGGCATCTCCTCCGGGCGATCGCTTTTCAACGTCCTGAATTAGTTGAACCTTACATGCACCTACTAGACCTAGAAGCTTACGACGAAGCCTAGAATTGTGATTTAACTCAAATCCAAACCTCACCCCGCCTATGGCACCCCTCTCCTGCTAAGAGAGGGGATGGGGGAGAGGTCCGCTCAAGTCAATCGCTTCATGCTTCAAGGTAAACGAGTTTTAATCGGTATTAGTGGGGGCATTGCTGCTTACAAAATTTGTGAGGTGGTTTCTAGCCTCGCTAAAGCAGGTGCAGAAGTCAGGGTAATTGTGACGCAGTCGGCGCAGGCATTCGTTAGTCCCCTGACATTTGCCACGTTATCTCGTCATCCTGCCTATAATGATCAAGATTTTTGGCAACCAGTCCACGGTCGCCCCCTTCATATTGAGTTGGGGGAATGGGCTGAAGTGCTGCTATTGGCTCCCCTCACCGCCAACACTTTAGCTAAGTTGGTTTATGGGTTAGCAGACAATCTACTCACCAATACGGTTCTGGCTTCTACCTGCCCAGTCCTGCTAGCTCCAG from Trichocoleus desertorum ATA4-8-CV12 encodes:
- a CDS encoding alpha/beta hydrolase; amino-acid sequence: MSLQAISIPPTTGQAPEGLVVVLHGWGANAQDVASLLPLLNLPNYQFLCPDGPLLHPYNPSSGRMWYSFGQTPTFPVGAGTGLEESRKLLTDWLQSLEAKTGVPLSRTVLGGFSQGGAMTLDVGLNLPLAGLVSLSGYWHQSAQPKNDPFPPVFMAHGLEDTVVPLSAARDARDRLLALGVSVQYQEFQMGHDIRPEVLQLMRTFVLQVLSQNQAKTSYKV
- a CDS encoding DUF2555 domain-containing protein — encoded protein: MTTLSISSQQIEALTESDVADLATRLEQDNYTNPFDGLNDWHLLRAIAFQRPELVEPYMHLLDLEAYDEA